The Tenebrio molitor chromosome 5, icTenMoli1.1, whole genome shotgun sequence genome segment TTCATGATGGAGCAGGCGACGGTGTTGAGGGCCCCCGACACCTCGACCATCGCATCGTGGCAGGCCAAAGCCTCGAACTTGTTCGGGGCCGAAGTGAACGGCAGCCCCGTCAACTTGGCAATTTCGGCGGCGGTCTTTTCGGCGAAGCCTTTTCGGGTGTTGAGGCCGGTCCCGACGGCGGTGCCCCCCAACGCCAACATGTACAACCTGGGAAGAGTGTCGTTGATTCTGTCGATTCCGAAGCACATCTGTTGGACGTAGCCGCTGAACTCTTGCCCCAGAGATAAGGGGACGGCGTCCTGCGTGTGGGTACGGCCGATTTTGATTATGTCCTTGAACTCCTCCGCCTTCCTGTCGAGACTGTCGGTCAACATCTTCATGCCGGGAAGGAGCGTGTTCTGGATTTCCACCGCCACGGCGATGTGCATGGCCGTGGGGTAGGTGTCGTTGCTGCTCTGGCTCTTGTTGACGTGGTCGTTGGGATGCACCGGGTCTTTGGAGCCGAGCTTGCCGCCCATGAGCTCGATGGCGCGGTTGCTGATCACCTCGTTCGTGTTCATGTTGGTCTGGGTGCCGGAGCCGGTCTGCCAGATCACCAGCGGGAAGTGATCGCAGTAGAGCTTGCCGGATATGACTTCGTCGGAAGCTTTGACGATGGCGTCGGCGATTTTCGGGTCCAAGCCGTAGTCTTTGTTCACGATGGCCGCGgctttttttaatacacccaTCGCCGTGATCACCGGATACTAAAACGGCCCTTTTACTCCCTGCGATTGTCATTTATTGTACGCACTTACTGGCATTCTTTCGAATTCGCCACCGATCGGGAAGTTCATGACGGATCGCAACGTTTGGGCCCCATAGTACTTATCCGACGGGACTTTCAGCTCCCCAAAGGTGTCTTTCTCTATTCTAAATTCAGACTGGCAAGGACAAGTACAGTTAGGATCGAGTTTACTATTCATGCGGAAAGCGATGGAGAATGAACGATTGTGATTGTGAATGCGGTGGAATTTAACCGGCAAATATTTTGTTCAAAACTATGGCAATTTATGTGTTGATGACATAACATTGTTTTTTCGGAACTTACCATCAGGGCTATTTGAGAATTCAGAGATTTCCGGTACAAACTCAACACGCCTTTAACACCACCAGTCACGCGACTGCCGTAAAGCCGAGATAGCGCCATCCTGTGCGTAGTCTTCCGCCCCTGACCTCTCCAGTGAACTCTTCACGACAACTTTTCACTTGACAACTGACGGAAACTTTTTATTTGGT includes the following:
- the LOC138131221 gene encoding fumarate hydratase, mitochondrial-like, producing MALSRLYGSRVTGGVKGVLSLYRKSLNSQIALMSEFRIEKDTFGELKVPSDKYYGAQTLRSVMNFPIGGEFERMPYPVITAMGVLKKAAAIVNKDYGLDPKIADAIVKASDEVISGKLYCDHFPLVIWQTGSGTQTNMNTNEVISNRAIELMGGKLGSKDPVHPNDHVNKSQSSNDTYPTAMHIAVAVEIQNTLLPGMKMLTDSLDRKAEEFKDIIKIGRTHTQDAVPLSLGQEFSGYVQQMCFGIDRINDTLPRLYMLALGGTAVGTGLNTRKGFAEKTAAEIAKLTGLPFTSAPNKFEALACHDAMVEVSGALNTVACSIMKIANDIRFLASGPRCGLGELSLPENEPGSSIMPGKVNPTQCEAITMVAAQVMGNHVAVTIGGSNGHFELNVFKPMMVANVLRSIRLLGDSCKCFTTNCVDGIVANKDRIEKLLHESLMLVTALNPHIGYDKAAQIAKTAHKDNSTLKETAVKLGILTEEQFNEWVKPEEMLGPK